A region of the Drosophila ananassae strain 14024-0371.13 chromosome XL, ASM1763931v2, whole genome shotgun sequence genome:
GAACCAGGACCTCTATTTTATTCTCTCGCCCTACAGGTCTGTCGGACACGAAGCTGCACGAGATCTACCTGGACGACAAGGAGATCAAGCTGAGCTGGATGGTGGACTGGTACAAGCAGGAGGTGCTATTCCATCTGCAGAACGCTTTCAATGAGCAGCACCGATGGTTCTATCTGGGATTCTCGAAGCGCGGCGGGCTCGCCGATGCGGATATTTGCTTTTTCGAGAATCAGAATGGATTCTTCAACGCCGTTACTGACACCTACACCAGTCCGGACGGGGGCTGGGTGCGCCGGGACTATCAGCAGGACTGTGAGGTCTTCAAGATGGACGAGTTTACACTGGCCTTCAAACGGAAGTTCGACACCTGCGATCCCCTGGATTTGCGACTCCATGTAAGTGCCAAAAAATGTCATTTCCAACGCGATTCTAATGCGAAGACCATTAGGAGGGAACCATGTACGTGGTATGGGCCCGGGGCGAGTCCGAGCTGGCTCTGGAGGATCACCAGTTCGCCCTGCCCAATGTCACGGCTCCCCACGAGGCCGGCGTCAAGATGCTGCAGTTGCTCCGCGCCGACAAGATACTCATTCCCGAGAAGTAAGTGGACCCGGACGTGTGGTTTGATTCCTTTTTTTCACGGCGTATTCCTAGCGATCTGGACCAGTTTGAGATCACCCTGAAGGAGGCACCCATACCCGCCGAGGAGACTACCTACTGGTGCCATGTCCAGCGCCTGGACAGCGTCGTCCAGCGGCGCCACCACATCGTCCAGTTCGAGCCGCTGATCAAGACGCCCGGCATCGTCCACCACATGGAGGTGTTCCATTGCGAGGCAGGGGAGCACGAGGAGATCCCCCTTTACAATGGCGACTGCAAGGAGCTTCCGGCGCGGGCCAAGGTCTGCTCCAAGGTGATGGTTTTGTGGGCCATGGGAGCCAGTACGTTTACCTATCCCCCGGAGGCGGGCTTGCCCATCGGCGGTCCTGGCTTCAATCCCTACGTGCGGCTCGAAGTTCACTTCAACAATCCGGACAAGCAAGCAGGTAGGTACGGGAGTGGGAGGATTTCAAGGGACTGCTATATCGCCTCTATCTTCTGGAACAGGTCTCGTGGACAACTCCGGCTTCCGCATCAAGATGTCGAAGAGACTGCGGCAGTACGATGCCGCTGTGATGGAACTGGGACTGGAGTACACCGACAAGATGGCCATCCCGCCGGGGCAGACGGCCTTCCCGCTGAGCGGTTACTGTGTGGCGGACTGCACCCGGGCCGCCCTGCCCTCCACCGGCATCATAATCTTCGGCTCCCAGCTGCACACCCACTTGCGGGGCGTGCGCGTCCTGACCCGCCACTTTCGCGGCGAGCAGGAGCTGCGCGAGGTGAACCGGGACGATTACTACTCGAATCACTTCCAGGAGATGCGCACCCTGCACTACAAGCCGCGCGTCCTGCCGGTAGGGGACTAGTCCTAACGTAGTCCGGATATGATTCGTTTCTAAGCTTTGTGTGTCCTTCTAGGGAGATGCTTTGGTCACCACTTGCTACTACAACTCGCTGCAGGACAAGAGCACCGCCCTCGGAGGATTCTCCATCAGCGACGAGATGTGCGTCAACTACATCCACTACTATCCGGCTACCAAGCTGGAGGTCTGCAAGAGCTCCGTATCCGAGGAGACGCTGGAGAACTATTTCATCTACATGAAGCGGTAACTGAAGTGCAAGTCCTTTAAAGAGCCCCCGTTTATTCAACAATTATTAACGCCCTGGCAGATTTGAGGCATTCTATCCATTACATTCCATTCCGTCCCCTGCCCGTCTATCCGATCCCaggaccagaaccagaaccaggaccaggacgagACCCATCCGTCCCGCAGGCACTTTCCTTGCTCGCTAAtggaagaaatattttttaatctaCGCAGCGGAACCGACGACAGATGACACGGGGGGCGGCAGGGGCCTAACGTTGTGGGTTTTCATTAAGGGGTTTAAGCCACCTCCCATGCCTGCCCCATGCCCTCCTCGTCCCTTTCGTCCTTGTTTCCTTGTGCATCAAAGACAAACTTTTCGGCATTCCTTTTCGGCTGGCTTTCATCGTTTTTGGCCCGATTCCTTGGCGCATTCATAACGGCAAAATGCTTTTTGTTCTCAACCCCTCTACCCGCCCGGGCCCCGATCTTGTGGCCACCCCCCTCCTGCGTCCTGCCTACCATTCGCCAGCATTTGGCCCAAAAGGTGTTCGCTAATTGCCAACTTTAAGCAGGATCGAGCAAAAAGTTTACATTAGATTAGGGCCACCGCAATGAGGCATCCTTGGAATGCGTGGAGTCCTGAGGGTCCTGGAAGTCCCGAGCACCGCTGAGCCGCCTTCTTGGCCAACAAAATGTTGGCAATACCAATTCCCCTCGGTCCTCAAATTTTTTCTCCAAATCCTTTCAGAAAAGATTTCCGAATTCCATTTTTAAAACGTAaagaattaaattaataactgAAAAGTGAAACCCTTCTCCCATTATCCTTGAAATCCACCGAAGAGTTTCTAATTATGTATATTGTTATCCCGCATCCCGTACTTGCAGCAAGGAGCACCAGCATGGCATCCACCTGAACGGAGCCAGATCCGCCAACTACCGGAGCATCGAGTGGAGCCAGCCCAGGGTGGACCAGCTCTATACCATGTACATCCAGGAGCCGCTCAGCATGCAGTGCAATAGGTCGGACGGCGCTCGCTTTGAGGGGCGCAACTGGGAGGGCGTGGCCCCGACGCCCGTCCAAATCAGGATCCCCATCCACCGGAAGCTCTGTCCCAACTACAATCCCCTCTGGCTGAAGCCGCTGGAGAAGGGAGACTGCGATCTGCTCGGCGAGTGCATCTACTAAGGATCAGGATCTACTAAGGAGGATATCTGGCGGGGGCATGgcatcacacacacacccacacccacacacacacagctaTTAATCGAGCCTGTGTGACTAAATGCaggcactcacacacacacattcacAATTGCACGGATAGCCGAAggacatttttaattttgggccGCAGTCGAACTTAGAACTCCTTAGAGAGTTAGGCTTGTGTTCTGTTATCCTTTTTAGTTCATCCTGTCCAGTGACCACTGTAGTTATCCTTTTTTGATGCCGCCCAATGAAAGCTGTTGGCCAAAACAAATGTTTTCACTCTTTTTAAATAACTAATGCATTTGCCCAGCCACGCCTCCTTTGGGCCACCTGTTTCGGCCCTGCCTCCAACCTCCAGTCACCAGCCCCGACCCACCCATATCCTTTTCTCGTCCTTAGCATTTATGATATGCCCTTTGCCCTTGTTGTCCTGGCCATCCTTTGAAATTTGCCGACTGACAGCGCCGCCAGGCTAAACGTTTAATACAAAGCAGCttacacactcacacacatccCCACCAACACACATGCACACGCACACGCACAAAAGCACCACTAACACACACAGACAACCCAGTACACTGAAAACCATTCCCAGTTCacatttcacttaaaaaatgGGATTTAATCTTATACCTGAGTTGtctgtttattatttatgtgtTCCTTGTTATCTATTTCACATGTCCTTAAGAACCAATGTTCTTAGTTTCGGAGTGCATGCGAAAtgtgtagcatacttttcggTCTCAGATGTACAATTAAATGGCCAACTCGAATGGGAGGAACGGCAAGGGAGCGGAGCGGAAAAGCGGAAAGGAAATGGTCCAAAGCCGTCGAAAACGAAGGCCAAGACCCCGCCCCCACCACCGCCCTTTCTCCCGCCAACGCCAAAGGCCAATGGCGCTgtttatacaaaataaatgaGCAAACTTTTCCAGCAGCCAAGTCTAATTACCAAGAAGCCCCACAAGAAGAGGGCACTGAGCCAAAACCGTATACCCTTTCAAGTGCAAGGGATTGCGGCTTGTTCGGGAATAGCTCGAATTTTGTTTTGAGTGTAGAGCGGAAGGGAAATGTGGAAACTTTTCGGACCACTACTAGCAATTGGCAGGACATGCAAGGACCTGGAAGATGGGCTACCAGCAGCCAGGAGCCCTCGATCCTTCATTCAAATCAGTAGCTAGTAGCTATTAACTATTACTATTTGTATTagttattatcctttttttttaatgatatccctcgcacacacacacacacatatacacataCACGAACATACATATGAGTAAACATGTAATGGATACGTTTTTGTAAGTGTAGCCAACATATGTAAGATGTGATAATTGTTCTATGGCtataaaagaaatatatatacacataaatatataaactatgtagatgaaatatttataaaaacggCAAGcggaaaatctaaaaaaaaaaaagtataaaaaaatacacaaaaccacaaaaagcagagacaaaaaaaaagtaaaatgtataatttatCTAATAAAAACTGACCACCATACCAGAAATGCGACTTTCTCTATTGCAAAATGAATAATTTCTCGAAAGGATGCAGGGATTGGTCGCTAACGGGAAGCGTAATCGAATATCCTTGAAATGGGATTATTTTACAAAATCGAAATCGCGATGCTTTGTGATTTTTTGGGAGGAAAAAAAGTGTCGAAAGCGCttaaaaatgtttgtttttgccttTTATTATTATGGAATATTTTATCCTTCAACGAGTTGACGGACAAGCGGcgattttaattgatttttcagTTTTGTGACCAACATAAAGGGGAATGGGAAGCAGGACtcaggacgaaggacgaaggacgaggGCTGAGCGACAGTCATGAGAGTATTAAAAACGCTTGCAATccaattaaaactttttaacgaaacaacaaatattttaatattcattgGCGCCGTCCAACCAGCTCACataccaaaatattttatccaAAAAGCGGGGAGGGTGTGGGCGGTGAAAGCGGAGAAAGGGGAGAAAGGGGAAAGCCAGAAAACGCCATTAAAAAACGGCAGAGGACGCCATTTTCCTGTCCCAGACaggaaaactaaaaactaaggGAAGGGGTTGCCGAAAACAtatttaaacataaatatGTAATTTGAAATCAAGAAACTTTCTGGCCCAAAGtataatattcaaatttaatggcgagatatagctatttattaaattattctgTAAAGAATCGAATGTATAATACTTAGAGGATGTCCTTTTTGGAAAACTCTTGGCTTTTATCCAAAGAGaatggaatttatttttaatttctcggCTCGAGTGTGGCAAAGGCCGCCGACTTCTCGGATTCCTTTCTTCGCAAAAAAGTCAAGTGGCATACGCGGCGTAACGTAATGGCGTACGTGAAGGACTCGCCCGGCATTTTGCGTATCCTTGTGTGTGTAATCTCCTTTTTCGGGCTGTTGTCATTGCATTTTCACGCttccacaaacacacacgcacacacacatggCACACCCACCCCCATACACACGCACGGAGGCAAAACATTTAATCAACCCAACCTTCGCCGTGACCGCTTTTTTTCTGGCTAAAGTTACAGGTTCTTGGTACAGTGAAGCCTCCCAGTATGGCTTTCTTATATGTGCTTTTTAAAtgagttattttttattgaaaagtaATTTAGACTCAAGGGGAAGCTACTCGAATATGGTCTTAAGGACTACCCGTATTTGGTGAGTGGCTTGAGAAACATATTCTATTGTTACTATGtgcttaaatattattattatataaataatacgTAACATATATAATGTTAAATGTAATATTCAATAGAAACCCTTTGAGGCTCCACTGTAGATGCGTTGAGGTTGCTGCTTGGATCGGAATCCTCGCGCCCGCGTGGCATCATTACTGTCATCGGCATCTTGGTTGTTCCCGAGGTCCTAGTACCTTCCCATAGCCCCCGGTCCTCTTGGCCCTCCCCTGGTCCTGCCTAGTACCCCCCAGTAGCTCCTTTAACCCCCTCATTCCCACTCCTACCGCCTTTTAGCCAACCGCAGTCTCATTCTGCTTAAACATTTATCTGCGGCCCAATCGCACTCGTACGAGTGTGTGTCTCTGGgtatgtgagtgtgtgtgtgtgtgtgggcgtggctgggGAAAGGCGGGGGCCAAATTTAATGTCACAAACTTTTGATGTGTTCTAATTTATACACAAACATCCAAATGGACAGGGTTCCTGACTGAAATCAGAGACTTCTTCAGAATTTCTCCTTCgaaaaaagccaaaataaaatacttcttttttaaagcaaagaattaatttattttttctgaaTACCTGGAACTACTTTGGGCATTAAAGCACCGTTGATTTGAAGGCAAGAGTATGCAGTATTCGTTGTTGAAAAAATTAGTATTTGGGGTGAGAATAAAGCTTCTTTATGCCCCTCGTCCTGGCCATGAATCGTTAAAGTAAATTTGTTTTCACGCTTGATGGCGAATCGCGCtaccccctgcccctgccccctggCTCCATCCACCACTACCTCCCCAGTTATTACCCCTTATAGCCCCCAATCCCGTCCTCCATTCCCCCAAAAGCCCCTATACACGCACTCACTCTTCTTGCATTGAACAATTTTTGAGCGAGTGTTGCGGCGTCCTTGTTAATATTTCATATGTCATGGAAGTGGAGTTGCCACACCccacctgccacctgccacctCATCAACCTCTACCAGCCTCCTTGCCCCTCACCACTCGTTCCTCCCGAATATCCTTTTTTCCCCGGTAAGCGGCCACAACTCTTAAATCGCTTGCGTTTAAAAATTTGATTATGTGACATTTTCGCTGAAGGTTTATTTTCGCTTTTTCTTTGGTGGCTTTTTGTTTGGTGGAAAGCGTAAAGGAGAAGTCGAAAAAGTTAAAAACCGAAACAAGGAGAAAAAGCGccacaaattaaatttgtacAAAGATTCAACATGTTTGGCAAGGACCCTGGCCCCAGAGCCTCTGGTAATTTCATTCCATTTTACGAAGGCTTTTccgcattttgtttttttattttttttttttcattaaaaataaaagtatattaTGATCGAACGATTGAATACTTGGgcattttaatataaaaataatgaaatattaaagtCTTTAAGTTCAGATCTTGAGACAAAATTGTTTCAAGCTTCTGATAAACaatataacaaaatttaatttagagtgttgttttatttcatttattttttgctttgaggcccaacagtgcgtatgagtgatgCCTTTAGGAGGCCAGctcgcgtgtgtgtgtgtgtgcgagtgtatTAAGCGACTTAAATCGGCTTTAATGTCCTTCTGCCATCCAATCAACAGCGACTGAGGGTCTGAGGGTCGAAGGGTCGGAGGGTCCTGGGATGAGACTTTGGGGAGCAATTGCGGATTGTTAGCATTTTTTTCTGCTGTTGtcgcttttgtttttatttttatgcataatttatgcaaaatatCCAAGTACAAATTGACATTAATCAGTATGCTTTATTGACTTGCCGCTGGTCGGTCACTGGCATAAAGAATTGTGGGGATGGCGAGTCCTGCCGCCAGGACACCCATTGGCGAAATGTCAAAGTCGAGATAAAACTCGGCTCGGCAAAAGGCACGCTGACATTTCTGGTTGTGCTTCGCTTAGTCCCGACCCCACATTCCTATTACTTAATCAAGAAATTCCTTTTGCCTTTGACTCTGCCACAGGACTCTGGGCCTGCCCCCCGAACCCCCCACCCCCCGTCCGGGCATTGTGTTAATGGCCCTCGATCCCATTGTGGCCTTTGGCACGTCCTGGTTTTGCGGCCAAGGGTATCGGCGGCGAATTCCGGCCTCAGGCCCGCCACAATTATTAATTTGTTATTGGAAAAAACAACCACTGATATCTTCTCCTGAATCTAAGCTAAATCATATTtatataacatattttttaatagacTTTTCGCCTCCCCAATTTCTCCGCAACAGCGTATCCTGTCATTCGTTTCCGTGCAATCCCTGCTGTACGCCcatcttttgttttgttgatATTGAAAGTGACTTGACATTCCGCCCCTTGTGGCTAGCAGTTGTATTCGCTGACCTCTGACCCCAGCCCCCAGCCCCACCTTCCTTTCTACCTTTGACCCTTCCCAGTCACCAGCAGCCGGAATTCGCAATAACCGTTACCACACACAGTCGACGACAGTCCATTTGACCCCGTACCCACAAAAGGGCCAACTCCCCCCGGACCGGCATCTCCGGATGGACATTTGAAAATGAATTTACCCCAAGGAGCGGCAGGTAGGCGGGGAgcaaatatattaaattagcCAAACAACTAAAAACTAGCCGGGATATACTCGCCGGGGGAGATACCCATAATCCCCAGAATCCTCATTACCAGAATGATTCGGAAATCAAGATTTTcccatttttgaagggggtccatcagaaaattaaaaaaaaaatgggatggaaaattttgttttgaggttttgatgcagaatggaaGATAATgaatctagaaatcgtttaaggtattccgcttgagaatcggacaaatatcggctgagatatagcctccGGAAGAGTTCATATTGGCAACTCCATGCCTTTTCcgatttttgaagggggtccatcagaaaattttgaaaaaatgggatggaaaattttgttttgaggttttgatgcagaatggaaGATAATgaatctagaaatcgtttaaggtattccgcttgagaatcggacaaatatcggctgagatatagcctccGGAAGAGGTCATATTGGCAACTCCATGCCTTTTCcgatttttgaagggggtccatcagaaaattttgaaaaaatgggatggaaaattttgttttgaggttttgatgcagaatggaaGATAATgaatctagaaatcgtttaaggtattccgcttgagaatcggaaaaatatcggctgagatatagcctccGGAAGGGGTCATGTTGGCAGCCCCATGCCTTTTCcgatttttgaagggggtccatc
Encoded here:
- the LOC6503980 gene encoding tyramine beta-hydroxylase, which encodes MTLQLSSQNGICPVPQQAYYHRQHRHHGQESKPKLRQDQSQVLQGHSMPLLPVMLLLLMATLLTRPLCVISNRLSDTKLHEIYLDDKEIKLSWMVDWYKQEVLFHLQNAFNEQHRWFYLGFSKRGGLADADICFFENQNGFFNAVTDTYTSPDGGWVRRDYQQDCEVFKMDEFTLAFKRKFDTCDPLDLRLHEGTMYVVWARGESELALEDHQFALPNVTAPHEAGVKMLQLLRADKILIPENDLDQFEITLKEAPIPAEETTYWCHVQRLDSVVQRRHHIVQFEPLIKTPGIVHHMEVFHCEAGEHEEIPLYNGDCKELPARAKVCSKVMVLWAMGASTFTYPPEAGLPIGGPGFNPYVRLEVHFNNPDKQAGLVDNSGFRIKMSKRLRQYDAAVMELGLEYTDKMAIPPGQTAFPLSGYCVADCTRAALPSTGIIIFGSQLHTHLRGVRVLTRHFRGEQELREVNRDDYYSNHFQEMRTLHYKPRVLPGDALVTTCYYNSLQDKSTALGGFSISDEMCVNYIHYYPATKLEVCKSSVSEETLENYFIYMKRKEHQHGIHLNGARSANYRSIEWSQPRVDQLYTMYIQEPLSMQCNRSDGARFEGRNWEGVAPTPVQIRIPIHRKLCPNYNPLWLKPLEKGDCDLLGECIY